The following coding sequences lie in one Rhizobium rhododendri genomic window:
- a CDS encoding glycosyltransferase family 25 protein: MHNAYHLERPQTLGLQKRATSVETSLSLKVEPSARPQTIKAFIVHLGRAKQRAGQVERLVETLPVPAEVIEAVDGLALSQADRERVYHRNLHKPAYPFQLSNSEIACFLSHRKAWAAIVEQGLDAGFVIEDDVELTADFPAAFAAASACLTPGAFVRFPFRDNRESGEEVFAQDAARVIRPQVIGLGMVAQLVSRGAAIRLLQATEIFDRPVDTMVQMEWLLHLSPLTVLPGGVREISSTLGGTSMKRHSTFADKLTREVMRPLYRAKVAFRSRYFV, encoded by the coding sequence ATGCACAACGCCTATCATCTGGAGCGGCCGCAGACCCTGGGCCTGCAGAAGCGTGCGACGAGCGTCGAAACCAGCCTGTCCTTGAAGGTGGAGCCATCCGCAAGGCCGCAGACGATCAAGGCATTCATCGTCCACCTTGGCCGCGCAAAGCAGCGTGCGGGCCAGGTCGAGCGGCTTGTGGAAACCTTGCCGGTGCCGGCCGAAGTCATCGAGGCCGTCGATGGCCTCGCTCTCAGCCAGGCCGACAGGGAGCGCGTCTACCACCGCAATCTGCATAAGCCGGCCTATCCCTTCCAGTTGAGCAACTCCGAGATCGCCTGCTTCCTGTCCCATCGGAAAGCCTGGGCGGCCATCGTCGAGCAGGGGCTGGATGCGGGCTTTGTCATCGAGGACGATGTCGAGCTGACTGCAGATTTCCCGGCAGCTTTTGCGGCTGCCAGCGCCTGCCTGACGCCGGGCGCATTCGTGCGCTTTCCGTTCCGGGACAACCGCGAGAGCGGCGAGGAAGTGTTTGCGCAGGATGCCGCCCGCGTCATCCGCCCGCAGGTCATCGGCCTCGGCATGGTTGCCCAGCTGGTCAGCCGTGGCGCCGCGATCCGCCTTCTGCAGGCCACCGAGATATTCGATCGGCCTGTCGACACGATGGTTCAGATGGAGTGGCTTTTGCATCTGTCACCGCTTACGGTGCTGCCGGGTGGCGTTCGCGAGATATCGTCGACCCTCGGAGGCACAAGCATGAAGCGCCACAGCACCTTCGCCGATAAACTGACCCGCGAGGTCATGCGTCCGCTGTACCGGGCCAAGGTGGCATTTCGTTCGCGATACTTCGTCTGA
- a CDS encoding glycosyltransferase family 29 protein, protein MSRKTAIIVGNGELPADLSPVVDAADFVLRFNEPKLSIGMSGTRTDLLMLATSSKPMQRRLRDSAFYTSPTFQAAKTVLLVYHPAILRTYHPKPNILSWLKGRRSDWTQQTIERVGSAGKEIRIMPPQFYKAGCTELGLSEADMHRIFPSTGFFGLYHCLQQFPADRWDIKLCGFSWEGWKRHSWDGERSWVANHVAEGRLTLIGP, encoded by the coding sequence TTGTCGCGCAAAACGGCCATCATCGTCGGCAACGGAGAATTGCCGGCCGACCTCTCGCCTGTCGTCGATGCGGCCGATTTCGTCTTGCGCTTCAACGAGCCGAAACTCTCCATCGGCATGAGCGGAACGAGGACCGACCTCTTGATGCTGGCGACGTCCAGCAAGCCGATGCAGCGGCGCCTCCGCGATTCGGCCTTCTATACCAGTCCGACATTCCAGGCGGCTAAGACCGTCCTGCTGGTCTATCATCCTGCGATCCTGCGCACCTATCATCCGAAGCCAAATATATTGTCGTGGCTGAAGGGCCGCAGGTCTGACTGGACGCAGCAGACGATCGAGCGCGTCGGGTCGGCTGGAAAAGAGATCCGCATCATGCCGCCGCAGTTCTACAAGGCCGGGTGCACAGAGCTTGGCCTGTCCGAGGCCGACATGCATCGGATATTCCCGAGCACCGGCTTTTTCGGACTTTACCATTGTCTGCAGCAGTTTCCCGCCGACCGGTGGGACATAAAGCTCTGCGGTTTCAGCTGGGAGGGATGGAAGCGCCACAGCTGGGACGGCGAGCGGAGTTGGGTGGCAAACCACGTTGCCGAAGGCCGGCTCACGCTGATCGGCCCTTGA
- a CDS encoding sensor histidine kinase yields MTRATLTSKLYLRIIPVIVIAISVIGLLAFKSARHEIDNIYDAQLINEANVLWGLLQRPLLRQTDDPPRRIDDIDFKMDNQLSFNQDADDYADAHMVRAWKDGKIQVFSSTAFQADMPEQKAGFHTINYKGERWRVYALPIPNTTIAMEVGEKIALRDRLISNILRNLVFPLFVLLPIIAFLIWLGINRGLAPMSDFVRQIRLRSPDDLSAIPVEGLPLDLMPLGTSINQLLDKLGHSLTLERRFSDLVAHELRTPQAGVKLLLQMLRDTEAGRERDAIVADLVESNNRAMHLIEQLLRLARVSHHPLKLDAVPLYHLVASIAAGFGSRITAKRLDLSLQGSEDAEVLTDESLLQLMISNLLDNALKYTPEDGKVEVTIMPDGEAWLLSIDDTGPGIPADQRSAVFQRFYRVDSPQEQGSGLGLAIVADVATRLAVTIDLSTPSWGYGLSVRVRLPAPA; encoded by the coding sequence ATGACCCGGGCAACGCTCACCAGCAAACTCTATCTGCGCATCATTCCGGTCATCGTCATTGCCATCAGCGTGATCGGATTGCTGGCGTTCAAGAGCGCCCGGCACGAAATCGACAATATTTATGATGCCCAGCTGATCAACGAGGCCAATGTCCTGTGGGGATTGCTGCAACGGCCGCTGTTGCGCCAGACGGACGATCCGCCCCGCAGGATCGACGATATCGACTTCAAGATGGACAACCAGCTGTCCTTCAATCAGGACGCCGACGACTACGCCGACGCGCATATGGTTCGCGCCTGGAAAGACGGGAAAATCCAGGTTTTCAGCAGCACCGCCTTCCAGGCCGACATGCCCGAGCAGAAGGCCGGATTTCATACGATAAATTACAAGGGCGAGCGCTGGCGGGTGTATGCCTTGCCCATTCCCAATACGACGATTGCCATGGAGGTCGGCGAGAAGATCGCGCTGCGCGACAGGCTGATATCGAATATCCTGCGCAACCTGGTGTTTCCGCTCTTTGTTCTGCTGCCGATCATCGCCTTCCTGATCTGGCTCGGCATCAACCGGGGGCTTGCCCCGATGAGCGACTTCGTTCGGCAGATCCGCCTGCGCTCGCCCGACGACCTCTCGGCCATCCCCGTCGAGGGCTTGCCGCTGGACCTGATGCCGCTCGGCACCTCGATCAATCAACTACTCGACAAGCTAGGCCACTCGCTCACCCTGGAGCGGCGGTTTTCGGATCTCGTGGCGCATGAGTTGCGCACACCGCAGGCAGGCGTCAAGCTGCTGCTGCAGATGCTGCGTGACACGGAGGCGGGTCGTGAGAGGGATGCGATCGTCGCGGATCTGGTCGAAAGCAACAATCGGGCGATGCACCTGATCGAACAGCTTCTGCGACTGGCGCGGGTCAGCCATCACCCGCTCAAGCTCGATGCGGTTCCGCTCTACCACCTTGTGGCGTCCATCGCGGCCGGTTTCGGCAGCCGCATCACCGCCAAGCGGCTCGACCTTTCCCTGCAGGGCAGCGAAGACGCCGAGGTGCTGACGGACGAATCCCTGCTGCAGCTGATGATCAGCAACCTGCTCGACAATGCGCTGAAATATACGCCGGAGGATGGTAAGGTCGAGGTGACGATCATGCCGGATGGCGAGGCATGGCTGCTGTCCATCGACGACACCGGTCCAGGCATCCCGGCAGACCAGAGGTCGGCGGTTTTCCAGCGGTTTTACAGGGTGGACTCACCGCAGGAGCAGGGATCGGGACTGGGTCTGGCGATCGTGGCAGACGTGGCGACCCGCCTGGCTGTCACCATCGATCTGTCGACGCCCAGCTGGGGATACGGCCTCAGCGTCCGTGTCCGCCTGCCCGCACCTGCGTGA
- a CDS encoding response regulator, whose amino-acid sequence MRILLIEDDHILGSSLKKAMEKHAYGIDWLRDGEAGLAAAESSEFAAIVLDLNLPKLNGIGVLKALRKQGNDVPVLLLTALDSVLQKVDGLDQGADDYMVKPFDLDELLARLRALIRRREGRVETTIRCGEVEVDPAAMVARRNGQSVPLTAKEFHLLKLLMERSGRYVTKNDIEYALYDAQNAVESNTTEVTIYNLRKKLGSEFIKSIRGVGYMIER is encoded by the coding sequence ATGCGTATCCTGCTTATCGAGGACGACCATATCCTTGGCTCATCGTTGAAGAAGGCCATGGAGAAGCATGCCTATGGCATCGACTGGCTGCGGGACGGCGAGGCGGGGCTTGCGGCGGCCGAGTCGTCGGAGTTTGCAGCCATCGTGCTGGACCTCAACCTGCCGAAGCTGAATGGCATCGGCGTCCTCAAGGCGTTGCGCAAGCAGGGGAACGATGTGCCCGTCCTGCTGCTGACCGCGCTCGACAGCGTTCTCCAGAAGGTCGACGGCCTCGACCAGGGCGCGGACGACTACATGGTCAAGCCTTTCGATCTCGACGAGCTGCTGGCCCGTTTGCGCGCCCTGATCCGCCGCCGCGAGGGGCGCGTCGAGACGACAATCCGGTGTGGCGAGGTCGAGGTCGATCCCGCCGCAATGGTGGCCCGCCGCAACGGGCAGTCGGTGCCGCTGACGGCCAAGGAATTCCATCTGCTCAAGCTGCTGATGGAACGCAGCGGCCGCTACGTCACGAAGAACGATATCGAGTATGCGCTCTACGACGCCCAGAACGCTGTGGAGAGCAACACCACCGAGGTGACGATCTACAATCTGCGCAAGAAGCTGGGATCGGAATTCATCAAGTCGATCCGCGGTGTCGGATACATGATCGAGCGATGA